The Vitis riparia cultivar Riparia Gloire de Montpellier isolate 1030 chromosome 3, EGFV_Vit.rip_1.0, whole genome shotgun sequence genome includes a region encoding these proteins:
- the LOC117911622 gene encoding uncharacterized protein LOC117911622 yields the protein MKITERKAMESPLAFLAIFSLLFLASVEARKHPGEDWSKGPATLREKQPTVVESADSTMNDQTSTLYVTIAENCEEAKDSPVVERGASKEEGIINLSPFLVGETAEDMSKEQINDSVDFDKDLDGPAEKFWFVFDPRTDATIYHE from the exons ATGAAAATTACAGAGAGGAAAGCCATGGAGTCTCCTCTCGCTTTCTTGGCCATTTTCTCGCTTCTCTTC TTGGCCAGTGTAGAGGCAAGAAAACACCCAGGAGAAGACTGGAGTAAGGGCCCAGCAACTTTGAGGGAGAAGCAGCCGACAGTGGTAGAATCAGCTGATTCTACAATGAATGATCAGACATCAACTCTCTACGTCACCATTGCAGAAAACTGTGAAGAAGCAAAAGACAGCCCAGTTGTGGAGAGAGGGGCTTCAAAAGAAGAAGGGATAATCAACCTATCTCCTTTTCTTGTTGGAGAAACAGCAGAGGATATGAGCAAGGAGCAGATTAATGATTCAGTTGACTTTGACAAAGATCTAGATGGTCCTGCGGAGAAGTTCTGGTTCGTCTTCGACCCGAGGACTGATGCCACCATTTATCATGAGTAA